The Bacteroides sp. genome has a window encoding:
- a CDS encoding BlaI/MecI/CopY family transcriptional regulator: MKELTKAEEQVMQILWEIKSGFVRDIRDKFREPRPAITTVSTIVRILEQKGFVKHKAYGKTHEYYPAVEKKTYTRVMMKGILRKYFSNSLRQMVSFFSQEKGLTVSELEELKRIIDEEIRKQEG; the protein is encoded by the coding sequence ATGAAAGAATTAACGAAAGCAGAAGAACAAGTGATGCAAATCCTATGGGAGATCAAATCAGGCTTTGTTAGGGATATCCGCGACAAGTTCCGTGAGCCCCGTCCTGCCATTACGACGGTATCCACCATTGTTCGCATCCTTGAGCAAAAAGGATTCGTAAAGCACAAGGCTTATGGGAAAACTCACGAATATTACCCTGCAGTGGAAAAGAAGACCTATACCCGGGTCATGATGAAAGGTATCCTGAGGAAATATTTCAGCAACTCTTTGCGGCAGATGGTAAGTTTCTTTTCGCAGGAAAAGGGCCTGACAGTATCTGAACTGGAAGAACTCAAGCGCATCATCGATGAGGAGATCAGAAAGCAGGAGGGATGA